A single window of Anopheles moucheti chromosome 2, idAnoMoucSN_F20_07, whole genome shotgun sequence DNA harbors:
- the LOC128299110 gene encoding uncharacterized protein K02A2.6-like produces the protein MAAAKSPPIAEPQSWPKPSKPWERVHIDYAGPIEGHYFLIVVDALSKWPEIVKTSTTTAMTTISILRNIFARFGMPRKLVSDNGAQFTSEAFSDFCIHNGIEHVTTAPFHPQSNGQAERFVDTFKRALRKIRTDSVPLEEAQETFLLSYRSTPHLGLDGRTPADIMFGRNIRTSLELLRPPSSLQTEPAPPQAKEPYNGRQFRLGDPVFAKMFHRNTWKWVAEAINSPGSINPLRFINPSKAYVRGYQSTSGSFATPVF, from the exons ATGGCAGCTGCTAAATCACCTCCCATCGCCGAGCCACAGTCTTGGCCGAAACCGTCGAAGCCATGGGAGCGTGTACATATAGACTACGCCGGGCCAATAGAGGGTCACTACTTTCTTATCGTCGTTGACGCACTATCCAAGTGGCCCGAAATCGTTAAGACGTCAACCACAACCGCCATGACTACCATTTCAATTCTGCGAAATATTTTTGCACGTTTCGGTATGCCACGGAAGCTAGTCAGCGATAACGGGGCTCAATTCACCAGTGAAGCATTCAGCGATTTTTGTATCCACAATGGCATCGAACATGTTACCACGGCACCGTTTCATCCGCAGTCTAACGGACAGGCCGAACGATTCGTGGATACCTTCAAGCGCGCCCTACGTAAAATTCGAACGGATAGCGTTCCTCTCGAGGAAGCTCAGGAAACCTTCCTCTTATCCTATCGCTCGACACCGCATCTTGGCCTTGATGGGCGTACGCCGGCTGACATCATGTTCGGTCGAAACATTAGAACGTCTTTGGAGTTGCTACGCCCACCGTCATCGTTACAAACCGAACCTGCCCCTCCGCAAGCCAAAGAACCGTATAACGGAAGACAATTTCGGTTAGGAGATCCTGTATTCGCCAAAATGTTCCACCGAAATACCTGGAAATGGGTCGCCG AAGCCATCAATTCGCCTGGATCCATCAATCCGCTTAGATTCATCAATCCGTCAAAAGCCTACGTCCGCGGTTACCAGTCAACCAGCGGTTCATTCGCCACGCCGGTCTTCTAG